A section of the Malus sylvestris chromosome 17, drMalSylv7.2, whole genome shotgun sequence genome encodes:
- the LOC126612428 gene encoding protein LURP-one-related 11-like, with protein MTKVHPEAPLSSSLAEYCTSKQETFTMWMKSLILNSNGCTVFDSNGKIVYRVDNYDCKCRGEVYLMDLKGKTLFTIRRKKFHLPGIWEGYRSTGKEINPKKPGFQLRKSSRLCRGRSLCKAVVGLDKNQPHQYRIESLSSKSSYKILDKFGRPVAEVKRKQSTCGVVLGEDVLTVVVEPLVDHSLIVGLLVVCGLINRKM; from the exons ATGACAAAGGTTCACCCTGAGGCACCACTCTCCTCCTCCCTTGCCGAATACTGCACTTCGAAACAAGAAACATTCACCATGTGGATGAAGTCTCTCATACTGAATAGCAATGGCTGCACCGTCTTTGATTCTAACGGGAAAATTGTGTATCGCGTAGATAACTATGACTGCAAATGCAGAGGTGAAGTTTATCTTATGGATCTGAAAGGCAAAACCTTATTCACCATACGGAGAAAG AAATTCCATTTACCTGGGATTTGGGAGGGCTACAGATCCACAGGTAAAGAGATCAACCCAAAGAAGCCTGGATTTCAATTAAGAAAAAGCTCTAGGTTGTGTAGAGGAAGGTCACTATGTAAGGCTGTTGTAGGGCTAGACAAGAACCAACCACACCAATACAGAATAGAAAGCTTGAGCAGCAAGTCATCCTACAAGATACTTGACAAGTTTGGAAGACCAGTTGCAGAG GTAAAAAGGAAACAATCAACATGTGGAGTGGTTTTAGGAGAAGATGTTTTGACAGTGGTAGTAGAACCGCTCGTAGATCACAGTCTCATCGTGGGGCTTCTTGTTGTGTGCGGCCTCATCAACCGTAAAATGTGA
- the LOC126612426 gene encoding uncharacterized protein LOC126612426 isoform X1, which translates to MWWRSASFILDKQGQERNDAVLASKPDSLTLSPPPPPSSMADALQSPNPKISAYYQTRAAHHGVVTSDWLAQAQAAVGRNPDDQGQIGAEVEAKSGSNSGKPFSVIEEFNSWRKQPDLAEAVAAIRALASVIRSSEATTMMELEIELKKASESLKSWDTTSISLTAGCDLFIRYVTRTSALEYEDFNSAKSRLIERAEKFGEISMKLFSHTRLRLQARRIIAVLSQDFIFDGCTILVHGFSRVVLEVLKTAAQSNKLFRVFCTEGRPDRTGLRLSNELAKLDVPVKLLIDSAAAYTMDEVDMVFVGADGVVESGGIINMMGTFQIALVAHSMNKPVYVAAESYKFARLYPLDQKDMAPALHPIDFGVPIPSKVEVERSARDYTPPQYLTLLFTDLGVLTPSVVSDELIQLYL; encoded by the exons ATGTGGTGGAGATCAGCCTCCTTCATTCTCGACAAGCAGGGCCAGGAGCGAAACGACGCCGTATTGGCCTCGAAACCCGATTCCCTCACTCTCTCCCCGCCACCACCGCCTTCGTCCATGGCTGACGCTCTGCAGAGCCCTAACCCTAAGATATCAGCCTACTACCAGACCCGGGCGGCCCACCACGGCGTCGTCACCAGCGACTGGCTGGCCCAGGCCCAAGCTGCCGTGGGCAGAAACCCCGACGACCAAGGGCAAATCGGCGCCGAGGTTGAAGCTAAGTCTGGGTCTAATTCCGGCAAGCCCTTCAGCGTCATCGAGGAGTTCAATAGCTGGCGAAAGCAGCCCGATTTGGCGGAGGCCGTGGCGGCGATTCGGGCCTTAGCGTCTGTGATTCGGTCCAGTGAGGCCACCACTATGATGGAGCTCGAAATTGAGCTAAAGAAGGCCTCCGAGTCTCTTAAA TCGTGGGACACGACCTCTATTTCTTTGACTGCTGGATGCGACCTGTTCATCCGGTATGTTACTCGAACTTCGGCTTTAGAGTATGAGGACTTCAACTCAGCCAAGTCTCGTTTGATTGAACGTGCAGAGAAGTTTGGGGAGATATCTATGAAG TTATTCAGTCACACTCGTCTAAGATTGCAGGCCCGCAGAATCATTGCTGTGCTTAGTCAAGACTTTATATTTGATGGTTGCACCATATTGGTTCACGGTTTCTCTAGAGTTGTTCTAGAAGTATTAAAGACTGCGGCACAGAGCAACAAACTCTTTCGAGTTTTCTGTACAG AGGGAAGACCAGACAGAACAGGATTACGATTGTCAAATGAGCTGGCCAAGCTTGATGTTCCTGTGAAGCTTCTAATAGACTCTGCAGCAGCATATACCATGGATGAGGTCGACATGGTATTTGTTGGGGCAGATGGAGTGGTTGAAAGTGGAGGTATCATCAATATGATGGGAACATTTCAAATTGCCTTAGTGGCACACAGCATGAACAAACCGGTTTATGTGGCTGCTGAAAGCTACAAG TTTGCTCGCCTTTATCCATTGGACCAGAAAGACATGGCCCCTGCATTACATCCCATTGATTTTGGGGTACCCATCCCATCCAAGGTTGAAGTTGAAAGGTCTGCCCGTGATTATACTCCTCCGCAGTATCTTACTCTGCTCTTCACGGATTTGGGCGTACTAACTCCGTCGGTGGTCAGCGATGAGCTTATTCAGCTATACTTGTGA
- the LOC126612426 gene encoding uncharacterized protein LOC126612426 isoform X2 yields the protein MWWRSASFILDKQGQERNDAVLASKPDSLTLSPPPPPSSMADALQSPNPKISAYYQTRAAHHGVVTSDWLAQAQAAVGRNPDDQGQIGAEVEAKSGSNSGKPFSVIEEFNSWRKQPDLAEAVAAIRALASVIRSSEATTMMELEIELKKASESLKSWDTTSISLTAGCDLFIRYVTRTSALEYEDFNSAKSRLIERAEKFGEISMKARRIIAVLSQDFIFDGCTILVHGFSRVVLEVLKTAAQSNKLFRVFCTEGRPDRTGLRLSNELAKLDVPVKLLIDSAAAYTMDEVDMVFVGADGVVESGGIINMMGTFQIALVAHSMNKPVYVAAESYKFARLYPLDQKDMAPALHPIDFGVPIPSKVEVERSARDYTPPQYLTLLFTDLGVLTPSVVSDELIQLYL from the exons ATGTGGTGGAGATCAGCCTCCTTCATTCTCGACAAGCAGGGCCAGGAGCGAAACGACGCCGTATTGGCCTCGAAACCCGATTCCCTCACTCTCTCCCCGCCACCACCGCCTTCGTCCATGGCTGACGCTCTGCAGAGCCCTAACCCTAAGATATCAGCCTACTACCAGACCCGGGCGGCCCACCACGGCGTCGTCACCAGCGACTGGCTGGCCCAGGCCCAAGCTGCCGTGGGCAGAAACCCCGACGACCAAGGGCAAATCGGCGCCGAGGTTGAAGCTAAGTCTGGGTCTAATTCCGGCAAGCCCTTCAGCGTCATCGAGGAGTTCAATAGCTGGCGAAAGCAGCCCGATTTGGCGGAGGCCGTGGCGGCGATTCGGGCCTTAGCGTCTGTGATTCGGTCCAGTGAGGCCACCACTATGATGGAGCTCGAAATTGAGCTAAAGAAGGCCTCCGAGTCTCTTAAA TCGTGGGACACGACCTCTATTTCTTTGACTGCTGGATGCGACCTGTTCATCCGGTATGTTACTCGAACTTCGGCTTTAGAGTATGAGGACTTCAACTCAGCCAAGTCTCGTTTGATTGAACGTGCAGAGAAGTTTGGGGAGATATCTATGAAG GCCCGCAGAATCATTGCTGTGCTTAGTCAAGACTTTATATTTGATGGTTGCACCATATTGGTTCACGGTTTCTCTAGAGTTGTTCTAGAAGTATTAAAGACTGCGGCACAGAGCAACAAACTCTTTCGAGTTTTCTGTACAG AGGGAAGACCAGACAGAACAGGATTACGATTGTCAAATGAGCTGGCCAAGCTTGATGTTCCTGTGAAGCTTCTAATAGACTCTGCAGCAGCATATACCATGGATGAGGTCGACATGGTATTTGTTGGGGCAGATGGAGTGGTTGAAAGTGGAGGTATCATCAATATGATGGGAACATTTCAAATTGCCTTAGTGGCACACAGCATGAACAAACCGGTTTATGTGGCTGCTGAAAGCTACAAG TTTGCTCGCCTTTATCCATTGGACCAGAAAGACATGGCCCCTGCATTACATCCCATTGATTTTGGGGTACCCATCCCATCCAAGGTTGAAGTTGAAAGGTCTGCCCGTGATTATACTCCTCCGCAGTATCTTACTCTGCTCTTCACGGATTTGGGCGTACTAACTCCGTCGGTGGTCAGCGATGAGCTTATTCAGCTATACTTGTGA